In Phaeobacter piscinae, one genomic interval encodes:
- a CDS encoding metal-binding protein ZinT, with protein MLRTIFKRPDLLAVAALVALSTQAPAQTATSSTSTHNHSHQAKEPVLINEAEIQPRDLSDWEADWQSVYPFLQDGTLDPVMAHKAESGKKTAEDYRAYYEAGYKTDVERILIDGSSVTFFRDGKPVQGQYTNDGYEILTYASGNQGVRFIFEKSGGDAAAPQFIQFSDHEIVPTKVDHYHLYWGDDRAELLTEVTNWPTYFHADLSGAEIADGMMAH; from the coding sequence GCCGTGGCCGCGCTGGTTGCCCTGTCCACGCAGGCCCCGGCCCAAACCGCGACCAGCTCCACCTCGACCCACAATCACAGCCATCAGGCCAAAGAGCCTGTCCTGATCAACGAAGCAGAGATTCAGCCCCGTGACCTCTCTGACTGGGAGGCCGACTGGCAATCGGTCTATCCGTTTCTGCAAGACGGCACTCTGGATCCGGTGATGGCGCACAAAGCAGAGAGCGGGAAGAAGACCGCCGAAGACTATCGCGCGTATTATGAGGCTGGCTACAAAACGGATGTGGAGCGCATTTTGATTGACGGCTCCAGCGTCACATTCTTCCGCGATGGCAAGCCTGTGCAGGGCCAGTACACCAACGACGGATATGAAATCCTGACCTACGCATCAGGCAATCAGGGGGTCCGCTTCATCTTTGAAAAGTCAGGCGGAGACGCCGCAGCACCTCAGTTCATTCAGTTCAGCGACCATGAAATCGTGCCAACCAAAGTCGATCATTATCACCTTTATTGGGGCGATGATCGCGCGGAACTGCTGACTGAGGTTACCAACTGGCCGACCTATTTCCATGCTGACTTGAGCGGTGCGGAGATTGCCGACGGAATGATGGCCCACTAA
- the infC gene encoding translation initiation factor IF-3 yields the protein MARRPHNAPPQRDTGPRTNEKIRAPEIRLIGAEGENVGVVHPAKAMQMAEEAGLDLVEISPNATPPVCKIMDYGKFKYEQQKRESEARKKQKIIEVKEVKFRPNTDTNDYDVKMRNVYKFLENGDKVKITLRFRGREMAHQNLGRELLLRVAEDIKELGKVENMPKMEGRQMIMMIGPLPQK from the coding sequence ATAGCCCGCAGACCCCACAATGCGCCGCCGCAACGCGACACCGGCCCGCGCACCAACGAAAAAATCCGTGCTCCCGAAATTCGCCTGATTGGCGCCGAAGGGGAAAATGTCGGCGTGGTTCACCCCGCCAAGGCGATGCAGATGGCAGAAGAGGCCGGTCTCGATCTGGTCGAGATTTCGCCCAACGCCACCCCGCCCGTGTGCAAGATCATGGATTACGGCAAGTTCAAATATGAACAGCAGAAGCGGGAAAGCGAAGCACGCAAGAAGCAGAAGATCATCGAGGTCAAAGAGGTTAAATTCCGTCCCAACACGGATACCAATGACTACGACGTGAAAATGCGCAACGTGTACAAATTCCTGGAAAACGGCGACAAGGTGAAGATCACCCTGCGGTTCCGTGGCCGCGAGATGGCCCACCAGAATTTGGGCCGTGAGCTGCTGCTGCGTGTTGCAGAGGACATTAAGGAACTGGGCAAAGTGGAAAACATGCCCAAGATGGAAGGCCGTCAGATGATCATGATGATCGGCCCGCTGCCGCAGAAATAA
- a CDS encoding methyl-accepting chemotaxis protein, producing MKPLSDVQNSAFMAIAPCRAASLALVVLANEDSQHAPDTMKELLDQSVQRIRAAYEMLTAGLDKLLAESEHELPADLGAQRRKSIEALEPFAEILSTQSDGTILKRVREMPSLTAQALYKVEPIVSQFLIDMTKNMFEAQKSRDSARDEGMRDAIENAETVGRHIQLIAFNASIEAARIGDQGKGFAVIASEIRNLSGRTQTLLDTMSGYLRA from the coding sequence TTGAAGCCACTTAGCGACGTCCAAAACAGTGCCTTCATGGCCATCGCCCCCTGCCGTGCCGCGTCTTTGGCGCTGGTGGTTCTGGCCAATGAAGACAGCCAACACGCCCCAGACACTATGAAGGAGCTGCTGGATCAGTCGGTACAGCGGATCAGGGCCGCTTATGAGATGTTGACTGCAGGGCTCGACAAACTGCTGGCGGAAAGTGAACATGAATTGCCGGCTGATCTTGGCGCGCAGCGCAGAAAGTCCATCGAAGCACTGGAGCCTTTTGCCGAAATTCTAAGCACACAATCCGACGGCACGATCCTGAAGCGTGTACGCGAGATGCCCTCGCTCACCGCGCAGGCGCTCTACAAGGTCGAGCCGATTGTCTCGCAGTTCCTGATCGACATGACCAAAAACATGTTTGAGGCGCAGAAATCCCGCGACAGCGCCCGCGACGAGGGGATGCGTGATGCGATTGAAAATGCTGAAACGGTAGGCCGTCATATTCAGCTGATTGCCTTCAATGCCTCGATCGAGGCGGCGCGCATTGGCGACCAAGGCAAGGGGTTTGCAGTGATCGCGTCGGAAATCCGCAACCTCTCGGGACGCACGCAGACATTGCTCGACACGATGTCAGGCTATCTGCGCGCCTGA
- a CDS encoding FAD binding domain-containing protein, protein MYEFEFEKPSTIADAVKALGAEDAQALGGGQTLIPTLKQRLAMPSTLVSLSGIAEMRGVCPDGDGLAIGGATTHGEVEAATADSYPALSALAGQIGDPAVRNRGTIGGSLANNDPSACYPAAALASGATIVTNSREIAADEYFQGLFTTALEEGEIITNIRLPVPQAAHYEKFVQPASRFALVGVFVARFADAVRVAVTGASEEGVFRWSAAEAALSANFSPDAIEGLGVDPDGMIGDLHGTKAYRAHLVGVITKRAVAAAG, encoded by the coding sequence ATGTATGAATTCGAGTTCGAGAAGCCCTCGACCATCGCGGATGCGGTGAAGGCCCTGGGCGCGGAGGACGCGCAGGCGCTTGGTGGGGGGCAGACCCTGATCCCAACGCTGAAACAGCGTCTGGCGATGCCCAGCACATTGGTGAGCCTCAGCGGCATTGCCGAGATGCGGGGCGTCTGCCCGGATGGCGACGGGCTGGCCATTGGCGGCGCCACCACCCACGGCGAGGTCGAAGCCGCCACCGCTGACAGCTACCCCGCCCTGTCGGCGCTGGCGGGGCAGATCGGCGATCCGGCGGTGCGCAACCGGGGCACCATTGGCGGCTCGCTCGCCAATAACGACCCGTCAGCCTGCTACCCGGCGGCAGCACTCGCCAGCGGTGCCACCATCGTGACCAACAGCCGCGAAATTGCGGCGGATGAGTATTTTCAGGGGTTGTTCACCACCGCGCTGGAAGAGGGGGAGATCATCACCAATATCCGCCTACCGGTGCCACAGGCGGCCCATTATGAGAAATTTGTCCAGCCCGCCTCACGCTTTGCGCTTGTTGGGGTGTTTGTCGCGCGCTTTGCCGACGCTGTGCGCGTGGCCGTGACCGGTGCCTCCGAGGAAGGTGTCTTCCGCTGGAGCGCGGCAGAGGCGGCGCTATCGGCGAATTTCTCCCCCGATGCCATTGAGGGCCTCGGTGTGGATCCGGACGGGATGATCGGCGATCTGCATGGCACCAAGGCCTACCGCGCGCATCTGGTTGGGGTGATCACCAAACGGGCGGTGGCTGCTGCGGGATAA
- a CDS encoding xanthine dehydrogenase family protein molybdopterin-binding subunit has product MPKDSGIGASPKRREDVRFLTGTGNYTDDINLNGQAYVHFLRSDVAHGRLTSVDTADAAAMPGVVRIFTGADFEGVGGLPCGWQVTDRHGEVMQEPAHPVLAQGKVRHVGDPIAAVVAETAEQARDAAEAIAVEIEDLPAVINMKEAVKDGATKVHDDLTSNLCYDWGFVEENRDAVDKAIKDAAHVTTLELVNNRLVANPMEPRVAVGDFNRATGDSTLYTTSQNPHVIRLLMGAFVLGIPEHKLRVVAPDVGGGFGSKIFHYAEEAFCTFAAKALNRAVKWTSSRSEAFMSDAHGRDHVTKIELALDADNNFTALRTETYANMGAYLSTFAPSVPTWLHGTLMAGNYKTPLIYVNVKAVFTNTVAVDAYRGAGRPEATYQLERVIDKAARELGVDPIALRRQNFITEFPYATPVAVEYDTGDYVATMDKLEEIADLSGFDARRAASEAKGKLRGLGVNCYIEACGIAPSNLVGQLGARAGLYESATVRVNATGGIVVMTGSHSHGQGHETSFPQVIADMIGIPEDMVEIEHGDTDKAPMGMGTYGSRSLAVGGSAMVRATEKIIAKAKKIAAHILEASDADIELKDGQFTVAGTDKSLAWGDVTLAAYVPHNYPLEDIEPGLEETAFYDPANFTYPSGAYACEVEVDPDTGKVSIESFAAADDFGNIVNPMIVDGQVHGGIGQGIGQALLEGCVYDDDGQLLSASFMDYAMPRADDLPFYTVDHSCQTPCTHNPLGVKGCGEAGAIGTPPAVVNAVVDALQSAGKDVTHIDMPLSPARVWAAMNG; this is encoded by the coding sequence ATGCCAAAGGATAGCGGCATCGGCGCCAGCCCAAAACGGCGCGAAGACGTGCGGTTCCTGACCGGAACCGGTAATTACACAGATGACATTAACCTGAACGGCCAGGCCTATGTGCATTTCCTGCGCTCGGATGTGGCCCATGGTCGGCTGACCTCGGTTGACACCGCTGATGCCGCCGCCATGCCCGGCGTGGTGCGGATTTTTACCGGCGCAGATTTTGAAGGTGTCGGCGGGCTGCCCTGCGGCTGGCAGGTGACCGACCGTCACGGCGAGGTGATGCAGGAGCCGGCTCATCCGGTTCTGGCCCAAGGCAAAGTGCGCCATGTCGGCGATCCCATCGCTGCCGTTGTTGCCGAAACGGCCGAGCAGGCGCGCGACGCCGCAGAGGCTATCGCCGTTGAGATCGAGGACCTGCCAGCGGTCATCAACATGAAAGAAGCGGTCAAGGATGGCGCCACAAAGGTGCATGACGATCTGACCTCCAACCTCTGCTATGACTGGGGATTTGTTGAGGAAAACCGCGATGCCGTGGACAAGGCCATCAAGGATGCGGCTCATGTCACCACGCTGGAACTGGTCAACAACCGTCTGGTCGCAAACCCGATGGAGCCGCGCGTCGCGGTGGGGGATTTCAACCGCGCCACTGGCGACAGCACGCTTTATACCACCTCGCAGAACCCGCATGTGATCCGCCTTCTGATGGGCGCCTTTGTGCTGGGCATCCCGGAGCATAAACTGCGCGTTGTGGCCCCGGATGTGGGGGGCGGTTTTGGCTCCAAGATCTTCCACTACGCCGAAGAGGCCTTCTGCACCTTTGCCGCCAAGGCCCTCAATCGCGCGGTGAAATGGACCTCCTCGCGGTCCGAGGCGTTTATGTCGGACGCCCATGGCCGCGATCATGTGACAAAGATTGAGCTGGCGCTGGACGCGGACAACAACTTCACCGCGCTGCGCACGGAAACCTATGCAAATATGGGCGCGTATCTGTCGACCTTTGCACCCTCGGTCCCGACCTGGCTGCATGGCACCCTGATGGCCGGCAATTACAAAACGCCGCTGATCTACGTGAATGTGAAGGCGGTGTTCACCAATACCGTTGCTGTTGATGCCTATCGTGGCGCTGGCCGGCCGGAAGCGACCTATCAGCTGGAGCGGGTCATTGATAAGGCCGCGCGCGAGCTGGGTGTTGACCCGATTGCATTGCGCCGCCAGAACTTTATCACCGAATTCCCCTACGCGACGCCGGTTGCGGTGGAATATGACACCGGCGACTATGTGGCGACCATGGACAAGCTGGAAGAGATTGCTGATCTCAGCGGTTTTGATGCACGCCGCGCCGCCAGCGAGGCCAAGGGCAAGCTGCGCGGGCTTGGCGTCAACTGCTATATCGAGGCCTGCGGCATTGCGCCGTCGAACCTCGTGGGGCAGCTGGGGGCCCGTGCTGGTCTCTATGAAAGTGCGACGGTGCGGGTGAATGCCACTGGCGGTATCGTCGTCATGACCGGCAGTCACAGCCATGGGCAGGGGCATGAGACGTCCTTCCCGCAGGTGATCGCCGATATGATCGGCATCCCGGAGGATATGGTCGAAATCGAACATGGCGATACCGACAAGGCTCCGATGGGCATGGGCACCTATGGCTCGCGCTCGCTGGCGGTCGGCGGCTCTGCCATGGTGCGCGCCACCGAGAAGATCATCGCCAAGGCGAAGAAAATCGCAGCCCATATCCTGGAGGCCTCGGATGCGGATATCGAGCTGAAGGACGGCCAGTTCACTGTTGCCGGCACTGATAAATCGCTGGCCTGGGGTGATGTGACCCTTGCGGCCTATGTGCCGCATAATTACCCGCTGGAGGATATCGAACCGGGGTTGGAGGAAACCGCTTTTTACGATCCGGCGAACTTCACCTACCCGTCAGGCGCCTATGCCTGCGAGGTAGAGGTGGATCCCGACACGGGCAAGGTCAGTATCGAGAGCTTTGCCGCGGCGGATGACTTTGGCAATATCGTCAACCCGATGATTGTCGACGGCCAGGTCCATGGTGGCATTGGTCAGGGTATCGGTCAGGCGCTCTTGGAGGGGTGCGTCTATGATGACGACGGACAGCTGCTGTCGGCGTCCTTCATGGATTACGCCATGCCCCGCGCCGATGATCTGCCGTTCTACACCGTCGATCATTCCTGTCAGACGCCCTGCACGCATAACCCATTGGGCGTGAAGGGCTGCGGCGAGGCGGGCGCCATCGGCACCCCGCCTGCGGTGGTCAACGCCGTGGTGGATGCGCTGCAATCGGCCGGCAAGGATGTCACCCATATCGACATGCCCCTGAGCCCCGCACGGGTCTGGGCGGCGATGAATGGCTAA
- a CDS encoding (2Fe-2S)-binding protein, with amino-acid sequence MVKVTMTVNGRTASGEVEGRMLLSGFLREELGLTGTHVGCDTSQCGACVVHVDGKAVKSCTMLAAEADGAEVATIEGQAAPDGTLNTIQQAFQDHHGLQCGFCTPGMVMSAAALLKDNPTPSEQEIREYLEGNLCRCTGYHNIVKAIMAASGQDVSAVAAE; translated from the coding sequence ATGGTGAAAGTCACAATGACCGTAAACGGTCGGACTGCCAGCGGAGAGGTCGAGGGGCGCATGTTGCTGTCCGGTTTCCTGCGAGAGGAATTGGGCCTGACCGGCACCCATGTCGGCTGCGACACCAGCCAATGCGGCGCCTGTGTTGTGCATGTCGATGGCAAGGCGGTGAAATCATGCACCATGCTGGCGGCAGAGGCTGACGGCGCAGAGGTTGCCACGATCGAGGGGCAAGCCGCCCCGGATGGCACCTTGAACACAATCCAGCAGGCGTTTCAGGATCATCACGGGCTGCAATGCGGCTTCTGCACGCCGGGCATGGTGATGTCTGCGGCAGCGCTGTTGAAGGACAATCCAACGCCCAGCGAACAGGAAATCCGCGAATACCTTGAGGGCAACCTGTGCCGCTGCACCGGCTACCACAATATCGTCAAGGCGATCATGGCGGCTTCGGGTCAGGACGTCTCTGCCGTCGCGGCAGAATAG
- a CDS encoding molybdopterin-binding protein, with translation MIFGAVPLNEAAGCYLAHSLQGAEHRIAKGTRLAAQDLADLAAVGHRQLTVAQLEPGDIHEDRAAEMLAEALLPDAAALGLRISGAGAGRVNLHALGPGLIRVDAARINALNAVDPMITLATVSDYHRADAGGMVATAKIISYAVEEAALAAATCDVAGAIRLIPPQLRRATLIETRISAETPPDKGRAAMIGRLDRFGMSMAPRQVVAHREAELATALQSVGADSDLILILTGSATSDPLDVAPSALRAAGGEVARFGMPVDPGNLLFLGDLAGRPVLGLPGCARSLALNGADWVLERLVCGIDVSSADIAAMGVGGLLKEIPTRPRPRRSDV, from the coding sequence ATGATCTTTGGTGCAGTGCCCCTGAATGAGGCGGCGGGCTGCTATCTGGCGCATTCCCTGCAGGGCGCGGAGCATCGTATCGCCAAGGGCACCCGACTGGCGGCGCAGGATCTTGCCGATCTTGCCGCCGTTGGGCATCGTCAGCTGACCGTGGCGCAGCTGGAACCCGGCGATATCCACGAGGATCGCGCGGCAGAGATGTTGGCAGAGGCGCTGCTGCCCGACGCCGCAGCCCTGGGTCTGCGGATCTCTGGTGCCGGGGCAGGGCGGGTCAACCTCCATGCGCTTGGCCCCGGTTTGATTCGGGTCGATGCTGCGCGGATCAACGCGTTGAATGCGGTCGATCCAATGATCACGCTGGCGACTGTGTCCGATTATCACCGGGCAGATGCGGGCGGTATGGTGGCCACGGCCAAGATCATCTCCTACGCGGTGGAGGAGGCCGCGCTTGCAGCCGCCACCTGCGATGTGGCCGGGGCGATCCGTCTGATCCCACCTCAGCTGCGCCGCGCCACCTTGATCGAAACCCGCATCAGCGCGGAAACCCCGCCAGACAAGGGGCGCGCCGCGATGATCGGGCGGCTTGACCGGTTCGGCATGTCGATGGCCCCCCGGCAGGTGGTGGCGCACCGCGAGGCAGAGCTGGCGACCGCCCTGCAATCGGTTGGTGCAGACAGCGATCTGATCCTGATCCTCACCGGGTCGGCCACCTCGGATCCGCTGGATGTGGCCCCTTCTGCGCTTCGGGCGGCTGGCGGTGAGGTCGCCCGTTTTGGCATGCCGGTGGATCCGGGCAATCTGTTGTTTCTGGGCGATCTGGCGGGGCGTCCTGTGCTTGGCTTGCCGGGCTGTGCGCGCTCGCTTGCTTTGAACGGCGCCGATTGGGTGCTGGAACGGCTGGTCTGCGGGATCGATGTGAGCAGCGCAGATATCGCCGCCATGGGGGTTGGTGGCCTCCTCAAAGAAATCCCCACACGGCCCCGCCCACGTCGCAGCGACGTCTGA
- a CDS encoding XdhC family protein, which produces MSAPGLQRFDNIPETALDWHRAAKGSGQQGGRSAALATVVETWGSAPRRTGSQLAVASDGRIEGSVSGGCVEGAVILAAQEAIADGCHRLLEFGVSDEDAFAVGLACGGTIRILVEPIGGTLAEGTLTDLVAARAERRAVSYVVDLDSGAGHLDAEGYTDRKRMDQSGTEADGTTFVAVHNPPLRLIVVGAVHIAQALVPMARIAGYDPVIIDPRAVFASAERFPGESLVEDWPDEAIAFLGLDARTAVVLLTHDPKIDDPALEAALRSECFYIGALGSTRTHAKRVARMQGAGFDAAAIERIHGPIGLDIGAAGPAEIAVSIIAEMTAVLRGRRS; this is translated from the coding sequence ATGTCGGCACCCGGATTGCAGCGCTTTGATAACATTCCTGAAACGGCGCTCGACTGGCACCGTGCAGCCAAGGGCAGTGGCCAGCAAGGCGGCCGGAGTGCAGCACTGGCCACGGTGGTGGAGACATGGGGATCCGCCCCACGCCGCACCGGGTCCCAACTGGCGGTCGCCAGCGATGGCCGGATCGAAGGCTCCGTTTCAGGCGGCTGTGTCGAAGGTGCGGTGATCCTTGCCGCGCAGGAGGCGATTGCCGACGGGTGTCACCGGCTCTTGGAATTTGGCGTCAGCGACGAAGATGCCTTTGCCGTCGGGCTGGCCTGTGGCGGCACCATCCGCATTCTGGTTGAACCCATCGGCGGCACGCTGGCCGAGGGCACATTGACCGATCTGGTCGCCGCCCGCGCCGAGCGACGCGCGGTGTCTTATGTGGTGGACCTTGACAGTGGCGCGGGGCATCTGGACGCGGAGGGCTATACTGATCGCAAACGCATGGACCAATCAGGGACCGAGGCGGACGGCACGACCTTCGTAGCGGTGCATAATCCACCCCTGCGGTTGATTGTGGTCGGCGCGGTGCATATCGCACAGGCTCTGGTGCCGATGGCGCGCATTGCGGGCTATGACCCCGTGATTATCGACCCGCGCGCGGTCTTTGCCTCCGCTGAACGCTTCCCGGGGGAGAGCTTGGTGGAGGATTGGCCGGATGAGGCGATTGCGTTCCTCGGCCTTGATGCCCGCACCGCTGTTGTGCTGCTCACCCATGACCCGAAAATCGACGACCCCGCGCTGGAGGCCGCTCTGCGCTCTGAGTGTTTTTACATCGGTGCGCTGGGATCAACCCGCACCCATGCCAAACGGGTCGCGCGGATGCAGGGGGCCGGGTTTGACGCAGCCGCCATTGAGCGCATCCATGGCCCCATCGGGCTTGATATCGGCGCAGCTGGGCCAGCTGAAATCGCTGTGTCCATTATTGCCGAGATGACGGCCGTGCTGCGCGGACGCAGGTCATGA
- the phaR gene encoding polyhydroxyalkanoate synthesis repressor PhaR, with the protein MSDQDKPLLIKRYASRRLYNTQTSDYVTLEDIAGFIREGREVQIVDLKTGDDLTRQYLLQIIAEHESRGENILPVNVLNDLVRSYMVPGGGVMPQFLQSSFEMLRENQSKMVENMNAMNPMAQMPGFEAIKAQQEAFLKAMAGGFSGGWPAASQSSGDAESAEDGDGLDDIKRQLAELQDKLSKLK; encoded by the coding sequence CGGCTCTATAACACGCAGACCAGCGACTATGTCACGCTGGAGGATATCGCCGGCTTCATCCGGGAGGGGCGCGAGGTTCAGATTGTCGACCTCAAGACAGGTGATGACCTGACCCGTCAGTATCTGTTGCAAATCATCGCCGAACACGAAAGCCGGGGCGAGAATATCCTGCCGGTGAATGTGCTCAACGATCTGGTGCGCAGCTATATGGTGCCGGGCGGCGGGGTGATGCCGCAGTTCCTGCAAAGCTCGTTCGAGATGCTGCGCGAGAACCAAAGCAAGATGGTTGAGAATATGAATGCGATGAACCCGATGGCACAGATGCCGGGGTTTGAGGCGATCAAGGCGCAGCAGGAAGCCTTTCTGAAGGCGATGGCCGGTGGGTTCTCCGGCGGCTGGCCTGCGGCGAGCCAATCATCCGGCGATGCAGAGAGCGCTGAGGACGGCGACGGGCTGGATGATATCAAACGCCAATTGGCCGAGTTGCAGGATAAACTGTCCAAGCTGAAGTGA